The Arachis ipaensis cultivar K30076 chromosome B03, Araip1.1, whole genome shotgun sequence region AAGGCTAAgaattaaaattgaaagaaacCTAAAGTGAACCGGCTTAATTACTCTCCAACATATTCAATAATAGAATGATTGCTGAACACAAATTGGGTAGTGATACAACCCCTAGTGCCAAAGATGGATGCATATTCAAATTTTCACATCAATTCTCTAATAATACTACCTTGGctatagaaaaaagaaaagaaaagaaaagaaaagaattattatATGGTCAATTATATATTAATGGATTCATTCACTAACAATGGCTTTCATTTTGGAAATCCAAATACAGGCATGGAGCAATGACGTGTACAAAAGTGTGGAGCACAAGGTAGTGGCAAATGACAAAATGGATAGATATTCCATAGCATACTTCCTATGCCCTTCTTACAGTACAATAATAAATGGCTACAGGAAACCTTCTTTATACAGGAAATTCACATTTGGAGAATACAGACACCGAATTCAGGAAGATGTCAAGAACATAGGACACAAAATTGGACTATCAAGATTTCTGCTTTAACATACAATTATGACAACCAAGAAAGCACTAGAGAAAATGGGCAGTTCCAATATTTTTTATTCCTAAATAAGCTTTTCTGTCCAGGTATANNNNNNNNNNNNNNNNNNNNNNNNNNNNNNNNNNNNNNNNNNNNNNNNNNGTGAGCAGTGCTTACAATGCACCCAAGTAGAAGCACCAGAACAACATAGTTTTATCCTTTCCTATTCTATATTAACATCTCTTAAACAAATATGGATGTACTTTGTATCAAGTAAAGACGATTGAATGATTGTGCACCCAACATAAAGTTATCCAATGTGAGAGTGGTATTCAGATCTCTAAAGCTATATGAGAGACAAAACTCAAATAGAAATTGTAGAGACAGAGAAAGGTTTGGTTGTTTGTTCTACTCAAGGGCAGGTGTTGCAGGTAGCAGACAAAATGCATACAAAGGCACAGAAAATGAAAATTAGATAATCTGATTACATAGAGCTATAAAGAACATGATCATATTCATGCAAAATCATCAAAACAAAAGAGCCAATATCATATGTAAAGTCTGAGATAAGTCTTGTTCCAAAGCATGTATATGCAAATAGATTTTGCTTTTGCACTTAAGGCACTACAGAAAGCACTCTACCCCAACACATGGTCCTCCTTTCGCTGGCTATGACTCTAAATATAATTTAGATAAATGTCTAAAGTTAGCCAAACAGAACTAAACCCCACTTTATCAATGAGATAGACCGAACATACTATTGATGTAATTGTTCCAATCTCTTATTATTAAATTATATGTCAAAATATAGAAAAATTCACAAGAAGATTCCTCCATTGATAATTAACTAATCTGAACTAGGTAAGAACTGTATAATAATCAGCCAGAAACATGCATATTCCACAGTCATTGCAATTATTAAAGTTAATCATATAGGATCAATATAAACTATAAGTTCTCTATAGATGACAGAAAAACAAGAGCTCATATGTTTATTATGTGTTCCCTTATCTTCTACGGTTGAGCTGATGATAATGTACAATGTAATCTATACAATAGCTGCGTCTAACAACCTATTGCCTCATGATGTGTCAAAGAAAATGCTTTACTGTTGTGTCCCCTAGCGATGAGTGTTTAGCATTTCAAATACATTGTATCAGAATTTGAGGTATGAGGAGCTTTACACCCTAGCAAAAATGATTGACTTACAACCAATCTAGGATAAAACGTAACTTCTCGAATGATTTAACAGGTTTTAGTCAAGAAACATTGCAACCTTGTCTTTCAAAGTGCTTTTTTTCTTCGTCAAGGGGACCACTTCTTCTCCAACATGATCATCTTGACTTTGTCTAGTGCACTCATAGGTAAATTCTAAGTTATGTACAACAGATTGCTTTTCTTCCTCCTCGAGGGGTTTGAAACCAAAGTACATCTCCAGAAATTCTTTAGCAGGATTAGCTTGTTGAAAAGTGCTTGTAGTAATTAATTTACCAGGTCGAGTGGAACCACATAGAGTTTCCCTTGAAGAACTAGGTGTTTTTGTGTTCTTGCAACAGGAATCAAGAGCAGTGCCTGGTTCACTTTTAGTTGGAATTTGAGATTTTGATTCACCCTGTCTATTGGATTTTTCTTGCCTCTTCTTGTATTCATGTTCTTTGACATACTGCATGCACATGACAATAGTTTGAATGCTCTATTATGATGACAAAAATGGTGAACATGTTTCGATTTAGATTACTTGAGCAAACTTTCAAAACACACAAATTTTCTCCATCAATCTTAACAGAGAAGAAAATTACCTGTTCTGCTATGGTCATTAAATCATCCACCGTCAACTCCAGATCATTTTCATCATCAGATGCTTGACCTGGAATTACATCAGTACTATCACGTCTATGATCCTCTAAATTTCGGCATTTCTTTCTAGACGACTTACGAGCTTGATCCATTGGTCCATTgcctttattcttcttcttttgaaTGGTACTACCGCTGCTTCCATCACCTTGGcttgattttctttttctcttagcTTCACCCTTTGCATTTAAGTTTGATTTCCTCCTTGAAGCTCCCCTGTTGTGATCTATCTCTgcattttccttttccttttgagTTTTACGATTTCCACCATTCTCTGTAGCTACGTCCCCTTTGTCCACAGAACAAGTAGTTTCACCAACATTGTCAGAGTTACTCACATGATTGGTACCAACCTTCTTCACCATCCATGACGGTAACTGACGTTTAATTCCCTCAACAGAAGTATCCATTCCTATTATCAAAGAGAGAAAGCATTTTTAGGTTACAATCAAGCAGGAACAATAATTGAATCACCGACACAGAATACACCAACTTTCCAGCACACAGCAAGCATGGTGATTTTGTTTTTGAAGAttgtgaaaaacaaaaaataagcaaATTTACAGTGAAATTAAGATTTACCCGTGGAATTAGTAGCAAAATAATGTTAACAACTTCAATTTGGGGGAAATAGGGTTTCGCAGAACAGTGTTGTTTGACATTTAAAATAGGTTTCGGAAGGGGCGAAGAAACTCCAAATTAGTAAGAAGTAAAATTTGCACGGAGACAAGGAAAAAAGAGAACGTTGGCTTCACCATACCTTAGAATTTTAGGGTTCCGCTTCGATGCCCAAATGAAGCGTAAGCTGATTGGAACTGTTCAGAGTACAGGGAATTCGGAAGGAAGTGGCGTTACCTGACTAACTGTCAACCGTCAATTGATTCATTGGAAATTGCAATATTTTcattttatgtattttcaaaaattatttgatcatttatggctaattttttttatatcggTGTATGCCCAAATGGTATAATCTTTTGCTATACTCACATAATAAAAGTTACATATTTGAGTCTCACTCTtagtttaagaaaaaaaataaataaacgaaAGAGTATTATTAGTCCCTCTGATTAatatcttttattgttatttatattaaaatttgattaattgacAAAGTTCTTAttgattaattaaattatttgccgataatttaataaatgataaATAGGTCTATGGTTttatatctaaaaaaaattattaattaaatttaaaaatatgaaaatgTCTCCCACTTTTTAaaatgtaaaaaattttaaaattgctCATTTCGAaccatttttaaatattaattttatataataataaatattaataactgcatgtaaatttttaatttttttataattatttttatcatcAATAAATAAATCTTATTGAGAGGTCATATTAGTTTTATATGAAGTAGATATTAAAAGACAACA contains the following coding sequences:
- the LOC107628743 gene encoding uncharacterized protein LOC107628743, translated to MDTSVEGIKRQLPSWMVKKVGTNHVSNSDNVGETTCSVDKGDVATENGGNRKTQKEKENAEIDHNRGASRRKSNLNAKGEAKRKRKSSQGDGSSGSTIQKKKNKGNGPMDQARKSSRKKCRNLEDHRRDSTDVIPGQASDDENDLELTVDDLMTIAEQYVKEHEYKKRQEKSNRQGESKSQIPTKSEPGTALDSCCKNTKTPSSSRETLCGSTRPGKLITTSTFQQANPAKEFLEMYFGFKPLEEEEKQSVVHNLEFTYECTRQSQDDHVGEEVVPLTKKKSTLKDKVAMFLD